In Calditrichota bacterium, one genomic interval encodes:
- a CDS encoding CBS domain-containing protein — translation MKRSLFKYLSNLSPFNFLPETTIAKLSEKIIKDNCTEDEVLFVQGKSKVDSLYIIQSGALEIYYQEGRSKTLQGFLSEGEIYGGISILLNDGLSVRTVRTHENSTFLKLNKSIFLELCQSNEEFSSFFTDTFGKRMLDRSYSAIMSKTLQENNDLNLNIFNKHVSSLLIKEWAECAEQKTIRQAASIMSAQKKSALLIKNKQHEYTGIITDKDFREKVVVKGADPEDPVNTIMSSPIIYINNNTSVFDAIFTMSNHHIKHLVVQNDLGKIKGIITDHDMIVAQGQSPLSLLQQIVSVSSMEQLHTIQPQLPAMIRGMIHNGARSEFINRFITRISDEILKRIIRFALAKHGEPPVKFVFMIMGSEGRREQTLKTDQDNAILYEDTPKDNANEIHAYFLALGKTICTQLNQAGYTFCKGNVMAQNPKWCQPLAKWKSYFSNWINTPEPLALMHSSIFFDFRSGYGDDFLVEKLRDYLFEKLSKRSDLFYFHLTKNAQHFRPPLGFFRNFVLESHGKHKDAFDIKKAMTPIVDFTRLYSLYHKIEATNTLSRLLELKKLEVFEKQEYDDLKQAYTYLMQLRFVRQLSAILDMNEEADNYIIPKQLTHIEQRLLKEIFSLIEKFQQKMSLKFTANT, via the coding sequence GTGAAAAGATCCTTATTCAAATATTTATCAAACCTGTCACCTTTCAATTTCCTACCAGAAACAACAATCGCCAAACTGTCTGAAAAAATAATAAAAGACAATTGCACGGAAGATGAAGTTCTTTTTGTGCAAGGCAAATCCAAAGTTGATTCATTATATATTATTCAATCGGGCGCCCTGGAAATTTACTACCAGGAAGGCCGAAGTAAAACCCTGCAAGGTTTCTTAAGCGAGGGTGAAATATATGGCGGTATTTCCATTTTACTAAATGATGGACTTTCTGTTCGCACCGTACGTACACATGAAAACAGTACTTTTCTAAAATTAAATAAAAGCATATTCCTGGAACTCTGCCAATCTAATGAAGAATTCTCGTCATTCTTTACAGACACCTTCGGCAAAAGGATGCTGGACAGATCATATTCTGCAATAATGTCAAAAACTCTTCAGGAGAATAATGATCTAAATCTGAATATTTTTAACAAACATGTCTCTTCACTGTTAATCAAAGAATGGGCAGAATGCGCTGAGCAGAAAACAATCCGCCAGGCTGCATCAATTATGTCTGCTCAAAAAAAGAGCGCACTGCTTATTAAAAACAAACAACATGAATATACAGGAATTATTACGGATAAGGATTTCCGCGAAAAAGTTGTTGTAAAAGGTGCTGATCCGGAAGACCCGGTAAACACAATTATGTCTTCACCAATAATTTATATCAATAATAACACATCTGTATTTGACGCCATCTTTACAATGAGCAACCACCACATCAAACACCTTGTTGTGCAAAATGATTTGGGGAAAATAAAAGGAATTATTACTGATCATGATATGATTGTTGCCCAGGGACAGTCACCGTTATCTCTCTTGCAGCAAATTGTTTCCGTATCTTCAATGGAACAACTACACACCATCCAACCACAATTACCGGCAATGATCCGTGGAATGATTCATAATGGAGCACGGTCAGAATTTATAAACCGTTTTATCACACGAATATCAGATGAGATTTTAAAAAGGATAATCAGGTTTGCCCTTGCAAAACATGGTGAACCACCAGTTAAATTTGTTTTTATGATTATGGGCAGCGAGGGTCGACGTGAACAAACATTGAAAACAGATCAGGATAATGCCATTTTGTATGAAGACACACCCAAAGATAATGCTAATGAAATTCACGCATACTTCCTGGCCTTGGGCAAAACAATCTGCACACAGCTTAACCAGGCAGGCTATACTTTTTGCAAGGGAAATGTTATGGCACAAAATCCAAAATGGTGCCAGCCATTGGCTAAATGGAAAAGCTACTTTTCAAATTGGATAAACACACCAGAGCCATTAGCCTTAATGCATTCAAGCATATTTTTTGATTTTAGATCGGGTTACGGGGATGATTTTTTGGTGGAAAAATTACGGGACTATCTATTTGAAAAGCTTAGTAAACGCAGCGATTTATTCTATTTCCACCTCACAAAAAATGCACAGCACTTTAGGCCTCCTTTGGGATTTTTTAGAAATTTTGTTTTGGAATCGCACGGTAAACACAAAGATGCCTTTGATATAAAAAAAGCAATGACACCAATTGTTGATTTTACACGCCTTTACAGCCTTTATCATAAAATTGAAGCAACAAATACTTTAAGCCGCCTGTTGGAGTTAAAAAAGCTTGAAGTTTTTGAAAAGCAGGAATATGATGATTTAAAACAAGCTTACACCTATTTGATGCAACTACGGTTTGTACGTCAGTTAAGTGCAATTTTAGATATGAATGAAGAAGCGGATAATTATATTATTCCAAAGCAACTAACCCACATAGAACAAAGGTTGCTCAAAGAAATCTTTAGCCTGATAGAAAAATTTCAACAAAAAATGAGCCTCAAGTTTACTGCTAATACCTGA